One window from the genome of Thermaerobacter marianensis DSM 12885 encodes:
- a CDS encoding type II secretion system F family protein: protein MTVIAHLQAGRPLRQAWVEAAREVVAPVLEPAKAEFVAGLSAGLSLDEALGQWYERTRLRALRRCQAVAAAHRRTGGDATGPTLAVIHGLREQRLAWADVAARTAEARLSARLLALLPVVVTAYALALDPAFVRPLWNDPLGRWGLSYGVASWLAGIYLLRRLAGTLAGTGGSW, encoded by the coding sequence GTGACGGTCATCGCCCACCTGCAGGCGGGACGGCCCCTGCGCCAGGCCTGGGTGGAAGCCGCGCGGGAGGTGGTCGCCCCCGTGCTGGAGCCTGCCAAGGCCGAGTTCGTCGCGGGGTTGTCGGCCGGTCTTTCCCTGGATGAAGCGCTGGGCCAGTGGTACGAGCGGACCAGGCTGCGGGCCCTGCGGCGGTGCCAGGCCGTGGCCGCCGCCCACCGCCGCACCGGGGGTGACGCCACGGGGCCCACCCTGGCGGTGATCCACGGCCTGCGGGAACAGCGGCTGGCCTGGGCCGATGTGGCCGCCCGCACGGCGGAAGCACGCCTCTCGGCCCGGCTCTTGGCGCTCCTGCCTGTGGTGGTGACCGCCTACGCCCTGGCCCTCGACCCGGCCTTCGTGCGCCCCCTCTGGAACGACCCCTTGGGGCGCTGGGGGCTTAGCTACGGTGTCGCCTCGTGGCTGGCCGGGATCTATCTCCTGCGGCGACTGGCCGGCACCCTGGCCGGGACGGGGGGATCGTGGTGA